Within Vannielia litorea, the genomic segment GCGTGCCGGCTTTCATGGCGGGCGCAAGACGCGGGCCGTAGAGCAGGACGTCGGGAAGGTGCGAAGAGGCAGGCTCCTGCATTTCGGCGGCGAGCTCCGACATGCGCTCGCTGCTCTCGAGAATCGCATTGCGCTGGCCGTTGGCCCGCTCCTGCGCCGCGGCAAGCTGGGCGATGATATCGCCGATGCCGGCGTTGCCGGCGCCTGAGCGGCTGTCTTCGATCTTGAAGGCCACGCGCAGGGTATCGAGCCCCAGCAGCATGCGCTTCATGTCGCGGCAGGAGCTGGCGATCCGGCCCGCCTCGGTCGCCACCAGCGCGTAGGCCTGACGCGACCAGGAGATGTAATCGGACTGGAGTTCGCGCAGCATGGCGCGCTCCGGGTTGATCTCGATCCCGCCCAGTTCGCGCTGTTCGGCCATGAGCTGACGGTCGCAGCGGGTGAGGATGGTTGCCACCGACCCGACGAGAAGGGCGCGCTCGATCGTCTTGCGGATCGAGGAAAAGCTGGTGTTCTCGCCGATCACATGGGCCTCGAACCACTCCGACATTTCGGTGGACATGCCCTCGTAGTTGCGCGCCAGAACGCTCAGCGGCCCGTCGGTGCGCTCGACTCGTGCGGCCTTGATCTGGAGGTTGCGGGGGATGCCGCCGAGGTAGGCGAACTCGGTCGAAAGTTGCCCGGTGGCCTCGAGGATCGAATCGGCGAGCACCACGAGCTCCCGCGCGCCGGAGACGCTGACGATTGGCTCGATTCCGAGTGTCCGGCACTCGCTCATGAGCTCTTCGGCGACCGCATCGACAACGAAGGCATCGTAATCGTCGTAGCCCAGGCTGTTCAGACCGTCGTGCAGGGCGCGCGCGTTGTCTTCGATCGAGGTGCCGGCACGCTCTGCCGCAAGCAGCCCTTCATAAAGCGCCCTGACGCGGTCGAAGAGTTTGCTCGAGGGTTTGATCCGGGCCGAGAGATACCCGCCCTTGCAGGGCGCGACGAGGGCAAAGACCCAGTAGTTGAGCCCGTCCTTGGCGCGGTTGTTCACATAGGCTGCCGTGACCTTGCCGGCGTTCAGCTCCTCCCAGAAAACGCGGAACAGGGCCTTGGGCATGTCGGGATGGCGGATGGTCCTGTGCGGTGCGCCGAGCAGTTCCTCCCACGCGTAGGCGGCAACGCGCTGGAACACGTAGTTGCCGCTCTGGATCACGCCTCGGTCGTCGGTGCGGGAATAGAAGACCTCGCCCAGATCGAACGGCGCCTCACCGCTCCGCGGGCGACTCTCGTCGCGGCGGTCTTCTTCAATGTCCATCCGGTCGCTCCTCGGTTGCGGGCGCGGGCCGGCGCCCGCGCCTGAAGAGGTGCTACAGGGATAGTTCTACCTATTGGTTAACCCGGGGCGGATGCCCAAGGCTCACTCGCCCAGCTTGGCGTCGAGGATCTCGGTGAACTCTTCGTAGTTCATGTTGGAGTGCTTCTCGCCGTCGATGACGAAGGAAGGGGTCGAATCGATCCCGTCGGCCTCGGCGTTCTTCAGGAAGAGGGCATACATCGCCTGCGCCTTTTCGGCATCGGCGAGGCAGGCATCGACCTGTGCGCCATCCAGCCCCGACTTGACCGCCAGCTTGCGCAGGTCGGCGTGGATGCCGGTGAGGTCGCGGGAGGCGAGCCACTCGGACTGCCCGGCATAGAGCGCGTCGGAGATGCCGAAGTAGCGCACCGGCCCGGCGCAGCGGGCCACCATCCCGGCCCAGAGCCCCGGCTTGTCGAAGTAGATCTCGCGGTAGGTGAAATGGACCTTGCCGGTGTCGATGTAGTTGGTCTTCAGCTGCTTGAAGACGTTCTGGTGAAAGCTGGCGCAATGCGGGCAGGTGAAGGAGGCATACTCGATCACCTTCACGGGGGCATTTTCGTCGCCCAGGGTCATCTCGACGATGCTCGAGGTGTCGATTTCCTCGGCGGTCTGCGCCTGAGCGGCGAGGTCGAAGCCGGTGCCGCCGGGCGTGCTGGTGCCGCCGATGGCAAAATAGGTGCCGACCGCGAGCGCCGCGACGAAGAGGGCGGAATAGAGGATCTTGGTGTTCATGAGGGGCCTTTCAGTCTGCTCGACCGGGCGTTCAGCCGCGTCCGGTTTTCTGGATGACATGGGCGCCGAGACGGCTCAAGGCCGCTTTCAGCGCGGGATCGGTGACGCCCTCGGCCAGAGCCTGTGCCGCCGCCTGCTGGGCGGGTGCAGGCGCGGCGCGGCGGCGGGGCGCGTGGTTGAAATCGGCCTGTCCCTCGGCAAAGCCGGTGGGTGCCGTCTGGGTGAACTGGATGCGCTGGATCGCGGCATAGCCGTAGACCGCGTTGATCCGCTCGCGGATCTGCTCCTTCTGCATCTCGAGCATCGGTGCGTTGGCCCCGGTGGTCAGCACCCGCAGGGTTGCACCGAAGGTACCGCGCCCGAACTTGACCTCGAGCGGGCGGGTGATGGCGGCGGTCTCCTCGCCGACAATCTCGGGCCAATGCGTGAGCACGCGCATCTCGGCGAAGCCGCGCTTCTCGCTCGCCTTGCGGATATCCGCAGTCACGAACTTCGCCGTCTGGGCGAAGCCGCGCATGTGGCGCTTTGGCGTGGATGGGGCGGGTTTGGCCATGGCCTCGCAATTCGGGTTGTGCGGCCCTATCTTACCGCCCGCAAGCCCGGAGGGGCCAGCCAAATGCGGGCAGGGGAGCCATAAACATTGCGTGACGGCGAGATGAGCACGGCGCTGCTGGCGTGGTACGATGCCAATGCCCGCGTGCTGCCCTGGCGGGTGCCGCCACGCAGTGACGAGCGCCCCGACCCCTATCGCATCTGGCTTTCGGAGGTGATGCTCCAGCAGACGACCGTGGCGGCGGTGAAGGACTACTTTGCCACGTTCACCCGGCTCTGGCCGACGGTGGAGGCGCTGGCGGCGGCCAAGGACGAAGACGTGATGGCCCGCTGGGCCGGGCTTGGCTACTACGCCCGCGCCCGCAACCTGCTGAAATGCGCCCGCGCGGTGGCCGAACGCGGCGGCTTTCCCGACACCGTGGAGGGCCTGCGCGCGTTGCCGGGCATCGGCCCCTACACGGCCGCGGCTGTGGCGGCGATTGCCTTTGGCCGGCCCGAGACCGTGGTTGATGGCAACGTGGAGCGGGTGATGGCGCGGCTGCATGCGGTGCAGGAGCCGCTGCCCGCGAGCAAGCCGGTGCTGGTGGCCCATGCCGCCGCGCTCACGCCCGAGGCACGGGCGGGGGACTATGCGCAGGCGGTGATGGACCTCGGCGCCACGATCTGCACGCCAAAGAGCCCGGCCTGCGGCATCTGCCCCTGTCGCGCGCCCTGCAAGGCCCGCGCCGAGGGCATTGCCGCCGAACTGCCCCGCAAGACCCCGAAGAAGCCCAAGCCGGTGCGGCTGGGGCATGTCTTCGTGATCCGCCGGGAGGATGGGGCCTTTCTGCTCGAGCGGCGACCCGACCGCGGGCTGCTGGGCGGGATGCTGGGCTGGCCGGGCTCGGACTGGGGCGAGGCGCCGGAGTTTGCGCCGCCCGTCGCGGGCGCGCTGGAGGAGGTGGGCGAGGTGCGCCACACCTTCACGCATTTTCACCTCATCCTGCGGGTTCATGCCGGACGCGTGGATGGGGCGGCTCCGGACGGGCTGGGCTGGCAGCGCCTCTCGCCCGCGGCGCTCCCCACGGTGATGCGCAAGGCCTATGACCTCGCGGCCACGTCGCCCGCGCTGAATGTCGCAGGCGATTGAAACGCCGCTCTCGGCCCGTATGATCCGGGCGGGGCGCGCATGACCACCGGGAGAGGGCCAATGGCCTCTGCATCCATATCCGACCTTCGCGCGGCGGCGCCCTTCTGGGTGTCGCTGCTGACCGTGCCGCTGGTGCTGGCCTCCGCGGCCTGGGGTGGGCCCTGGGTGCTGGCGGTGCCGCTCTTCACCCTCGTCGGCTTCACGCTTCTCGACGGGTTCACCGGGCTGAACCTCGACAATGCCGATACGGAGACGGAGGAGGCGCAGCTCTTCTGGTACAAGCTCATCACGCTGATCTGGTGCCCGGTGCAGGTCGTGCTCCTGCTTGTCATTCTGGCCTGGGTGCCCGGGGCGGATCACCTGAACCTGCTGGAGAAGATCCTGGTGTTCTTCGGCGTCGGGGTGACCAACGGGGCGATCGGGATCGTCTATGCCCACGAGCTCGTTCACCAGCGCAACCGGCTGGAGCGATGGCTGGGCGACGTGCTTCTGGCCTCGGTGCTCTACTCGCATTTCCGCTCGGAGCATCTGCTGGTGCATCACGTCCATGTCGGCACGCGCCGCGACGCGGTGACGGCGCGCTATGGCGAGAACTACTGGCGGTACCTGCTGAGGGTGATCCGGGAAGAGCCGGTGAGCGCCTTCCATGCCGAAAAGGCGATGCTGGCGCGCAAGGGCTTGCCGTGGTGGCACCGGAGCAACCCGCATTGGCGCTACTGGGCGCTGCAGCTGGTCTTCGTCGTCGCGGCCCTTGCGCTGGGCGGCTGGGCCGGGTTCCTGCTGTTTCTCTACCAGGCGGGCACGGCGATCTGGCTGCTGGAACTGACCAACTACATCGAGCACTACGGGCTGACGCGAAAGCACCTCGGCGAGGGCCGCTACGAGCCGGTGCGGCCGCATCATTCGTGGAATGCCTCGCACAGGGCGACGAACTGGCTGCTCATCAACCTCCAGCGCCACTCCGACCACCACTACAAGCCGTCGCGGCGGTTTCCTCTGCTGCAAACCTACGATGCGGGCGAGGCGCCGCAGCTGCCCTTCGGCTACCCGGCGATGGGCTTCATGGCGCTGGTCAGCCCGCTGTGGTTTCGGGCGATGAACCCTCGGGTGCGCAAGTGGCGGGCGATGTATTACCCGGAGGTCACCGACTGGGGGCCCTACAAGCGCGGAGAACTGCCCTTGCCGCGCTGAGGCCCCGCGCCGCCGTCATCCTCGGGTCAAGCCCCAGGAAGACGGTGAACGGGTCGGCCGGCGGGCCGCTCACACCATGCGGATCACGTCCTTGTCGATGGCGAGCATGTAGCCACGGCGTGCGATGTTCTTCACCAGCAGCTCGCTGACCATCTGGTTGCCCAGCGAATCGCGCAGGCGCTTGATCCGGGTCGCGCCGGCGGCCTCGTCGCAATCGGACTCGGACTTGCCCTGGATCACCCCCTCGATGGCGGCGCCGCTCAGGACATCGTCATCCATCCGGGCCTCGGCCAGCACCGCCAGCGTTTCGATCGCGGCCTCGGTCAGCTTGAATTCCATGTTGTTCAGAAGCACCACCCGCTCCTCGCGGGAGATCACCAGCGAGTTCACCTGGATGCCGCTGCGCTCGATCTCGCCCATCCGCCTGTTCAGGGCAATGATGGTGACGAGAAAGACCAGCGCCGCGATCAGCAGCGCGGTGGAAAACAGCAGCAGCACGAAGATGACGATCCGGTAGCTCACCAGCACGTCGCCGAAGGCCGTGCCCGATTGCGCGAGGATCTCGAGCAGGGTCACCGCCTCGCCCGACACGAGCGCGTCGTTCTCGGTGAAGATCTGCTCGACCCGCGCGTTGAAGGCGTTGCCGTCGGGCAGGGTGAGAAAGAGGAACACCGCCGCCACACCGAGGATGGCGACGATGCCCGCGATGCCCCACGTCACGACCTTGCCGCCGGTCTGGCGGAGATCAGTAGCGGAGGAAGTTTGATCCGGCATTCTGTTGCTGCGCCTTGCTGGGTGTGCCCTCGAAGAGCGAGATGACATTGAGTAGCACCCAACCGCCACGCTGCAAACGGCTGGCGATCTGCGCCTGCGCCTCGCCGCCGGGCGGGCAGGCATTGCCAAGCTCCATCACACCGTAATGGAGCTTGAGCGGATTGTCCTGCTTGGCCTTGTACTCGGCATAGCAGGTGGCCCCCGCAGGGGTTGCCGCCAGCATCACTGCGAATGCGGCGGCGGGGAGGGTGAAGAGCGTTTTCATGCGCCTACTCATGCGTTTGCGCCGACCGATATTCAATAACAAAGCCCGGTAAATGCCCTGATATGCGATAGCCCGGGGGTGATATTGTTTGTCCTCCTTTGCCAAGCACATCCTTGCCTCATCACCGCCCCGGTGCGTCTCGGACAGACGCCCATCCCGGGCCTCAGAGACGCAAGAAAGGACGACGCCATGTTCAAGACCCTCATCACAACCGCCGCTGCCGCCGCCGTGGCCCTCACCTCCTTCACCGCCCCCGCCCAGGCCGAAATGGACCAGGGCGAGACCCTGCGCCTGCTCGCCGGCCTCGGCATCATCGGCGCGCTGATTGCCGCGAACGAAAACAAGAAGGACCGCCAGCAGGCCTCGCGCTCCAACAGCCGGGTGATCGAAGTCTCTCCGGGCCGCGGTTACGGCTACGGCAACGACCGCCACCGCGATCAGGGCCGCAAGGCCCGCCTGCCAGCCCGCTGCGAGACGGTGGTGCCCACCCGCCGCGGGGACCAGGTGTTTTACGGCGTGCCGTGCCTCGAGCGGAACGGCTTCCGCGCCCGGCTTCCGCAGCAGTGCTCCTACACGCTCGACCTCGGCCGCCGGCATGTCGAGGCCTACGAGCAGCGCTGCCTGCGCCGCAACGGGTTCCGTACCTGAACGACCAAGAGATCAGGCAAGGCGCGTCCCGGTCTCCTGGGGCGCACCTGTCGGCAGGGCGCGGCTGTCATCCCCATGGGGCCGCGCAAGACTGGGGGCGGAGGGTGAGGCTCTCCGCCCCATTTTGTAGGTCAAGTGCCATTGCGCTCCTGCCCGCGCCGGGCGATGGGAGGGCGATGAAGACCTTTCCCGATTTCTCCTTCGAAGCGGCGGCCTTTGCCCGTGGCCTGGCCCGCGTGGCCGGGGTGGACGAGGTGGGCCGTGGCCCGCTGGCCGGGCCGGTGACGGCAGCGGCGGTGGTGCTGGACCCGGACAACATTCCGCAAGGCCTGAACGACAGCAAGAAGCTGACCGAGAAGCGGCGGCTGGTGCTGAGCGAGGAGATCCATGCGTCGGCGCAGGTTTGCATCGTGCATGTCAGCGTGGAGGAGATCGACCGGATCAACATCCTGCAGGCCGCGCTGACCGCCATGACCCGCGCGGTGGCGAGGCTGCCGGACGCGCCCGACCACCTGCTGATCGACGGCAACCGGCTGCCCGAAGGCTGCGGATCGGCCGAGGCGGTGGTTAAGGGAGACGGCAAATCACTCTCGATCGCGGCGGCCTCGATCGTGGCCAAGGTGGCCCGTGACAGGCTCATGGTGGATTTGGCGCAACAGCACCCCGGCTACGGCTGGGAGAGCAATGCGGGCTACGGGACGAGTGTGCATTTGAGGGCACTCCAGCAATTGGGGGTCACACAACATCATCGGCGTTCCTTTGCCCCGATACGCAATATCTTGATGCAACATAAATCTGCAAACCCCTGATTCAAAAAAGAAATTGACCACGAATCGCCTCTGACTCATGGTTTGAGCAACAACACCGAGCGCCGAAAGAGCGCGGGGACAGAGGCAGACGGATGACGAAGACGACGACCCAACAGGGGCAGCGGGCGCTGCCGCTCAACCAGATCCTGCCCGGCGATTGCATCGCGGAGATGAACAAGCTCCCCGAGGCATCGGTCGATCTCATCTTCGCGGATCCGCCCTACAACCTCCAGCTCAAGGGCAACCTGCACCGGCCCGACAACTCCCAGGTCGACGCCGTGGACGACCATTGGGACCAGTTCGACAGCTTCAAGGCCTACGACACCTTCACCGAGGAATGGCTGGCCGCCGCGCGCCGGATTCTCAAGCCGGACGGGGCGATCTGGGTGATCGGCTCCTATCACAACATCTTTCGCGTCGGCACCAAGCTGCAGGATGCCGGGTTCTGGATCCTCAACGACGTGATCTGGCGCAAGTCCAACCCGATGCCCAACTTCCGGGGCATGAGGCTCACCAACGCCCATGAAACCATGATCTGGGCGAGCAAATCCGAGGGTGGCAAATACACCTTCAATTACGAGGCAATGAAGGCGCTCAACGACGACGTGCAGATGCGGTCGGACTGGGTGCTTCCCATCTGCAACGGCCATGAGCGGCTCAAGAATTCCAGGGGGGAGAAGGCGCATCCGACGCAGAAGCCGGAAGCCCTGCTCCATCGTGTACTGCTCGCCACGACGAACCCTGGCGACGTGGTGCTGGACCCGTTCTTCGGGACCGGCACCACAGGCGCCGTGGCCAAGATGCTGGGACGCGACTTCATCGGCATCGAGCGCGAGGCCGAATACCGCGAGGTTGCCCAGAAACGCATTGATAACGTGCGAAAAATCGACAGTGACGCGCTGGAGATCACGACCTCCAAGCGGGCCGAGCCACGGGTGCCCTTCGGCCAGCTCGTGGAGCGGGGCATGCTGCGGCCGGGCGAGATGCTCATCAGCGGCAATGGCAAGAACGCGGCCAAGGTGCGGGCGGACGGCACGCTGGTGGCGCGCGACGTGAAGGGCTCGATCCACAAGGTCGGCGCCCATCTCGAAGGCGCACCGAGCTGCAACGGCTGGACCTACTGGCACTTCAAGAGGGATGGCAAGCCGGTGAGCATTGACGTGCTGCGCCAGCAGATCCGCGCGGAGATGCGCGACTAGGCAACAACTTCGAGTTCACAAAGTTACCGCCGGTGCCTGTGGCCTGACACATGGCACGACCTTCGGCCCCGTTCGCCCCCGTGGCGACGGGGCCCCTTTTTTGCCCGGCCGGGAGACGGCGCACCTTGTGTTAACCCATAGGGGTTAAAGGCGAAAACAGGGGGGGCACAACCCATGCACAACCGATGCACAACCCATGCATACGCGTTTTGGATTTGCGGCATTAACTAATGCGCCGCGCGGTGCGGCAGGGGCGCGTCAACTCAGGATGCGCTGTATCAGCCCGTGGTGCAGGGCCGGGTTGGCGGCGAGGGTGCCGGCAGCCAGGCGGCCCGGCGTGTTGAAGCGGAGCGGCGCGCCCAGGCGGTCGGTCACGGTGCCGCCGGCCTCCTCGACGATCAGCGCGCCGGCGGCGATGTCCCACTCCCAGGTATCGCGGAAGGTGACCATCGCGTCGTAGCGGCCCTCCCCCACCAGCGCGAGGCGGTAGGCCAGCGAGGGGCGGTAGTGGCGGGCATGGCGCGGCAGGCCGCCGGGCCAGAGATGCGGCGCAAGGTTGGGCCGGGCGGTGACGATCGTCACGTCATCGGGCCCGGCGGCGGCGGAGACGTGCAGCGGCTTGCCGTTGCGGGTGGCGCCCGCGCCCCTTGCCGCGGCGTAGACCGCCTTCTTGGCGGGCATGGCGACCACGGCGGCCACGACGCGGCCTGCCTCGGCCACGGCGAGGGAGTGGGCCCATGTCACCTCGCCGGAGATGAAGGCGCGGGTGCCGTCGATCGGGTCGATGATGAAGCAGCGCTCGGCATCGAGCCTTGCGGCATCGTCGGCGGTTTCTTCGGAGAGCCAGCCGTATCCGGGGCGGGCGCCGATGAGATGGGAGCGCAGCATGGCATCCACCGCGAGGTCGGCCTCGGTGACCGGGCCGGCGCCATCGGCCTTGTCCCACACCCGGTGGTCGACGCGGAAGTAGCGCAGGGCGATCTCGCCGGCCAGCGCCGCCGCCTCGATCAGGAGCGCGGTGTCGCTGGTCGTGTCAGGCGCCCGCAAGGGTGAGGCTTTCGACCAGCAGGGAGGGGATGCGGTGCGACTTGTGCTGGAGCGCGTCATTGGCGGGCACGAGGGTGGGCAGCATCTCGAGCAGGTTGCCCGCGATGGTGCACTCGTGGACCGGGTAGGCGATGGCGCCGTTCTCGACCCAGAAGCCGGAGGCGCCGCGCGAGTAGTCGCCGGTGTTGGGATTGATCGTGGAGCCGATCAGCGAGGTCACCAGCAGGCCGGTGCCCATGTCGCGCAGGAGCTCGTCCCGGCTGGCGGTGCCGGGGGTGAGGGTGACATTGGTCACCGAAGGCGAGGGCGGCGCGGAGGTGCCGCGGGCGGCGTTGCCGGTGCTCTCCAGCCCCAGCTTGCGGGCGGAGGCGAGATCGAGCACCCAGCGGGCGAGCCGGCCGTTCTCGACGATGGCGGAGGTGCGGGTGGGCAGGCCCTCGCCGTCGAAGGGGCGCGAGCCGGGGATCCGGGTGCAGTGGGGCTCTTCGGTGAGCGAGAGCCCGGCGGGCAGGATCGCCTCGCCCATCCGGCCGATCAGCCAGGACGAGCCGCGCGCGACCGAGGCGCCGTTGGCGGCCCCGAGCAGGTGGCCGATCAGCGAGGCGGCGGCGCGCTCGTCGTAGAGCACGGGGTAGCGGCCCGAGGGGGGCTTGCGCGCGCCCGAGCGGGCGGCGGCACGGGTGCCGGCCCTGGTGCCCACCTCTTCGGGCGTGGGCAGGTCGGCGGCGTAGATGCGGTGCTCGTAGCAGTGGTCGCGGTCCATCGCCGTGCCGGTGCCGGTGATGGCGGAGGCCGAGAGCATGTGGCCGGTGCGCGTGTAGCCGCCCGAGAAGCCGTTGGTTGCGGCGAGGTGGATGCGGGTGCGGCCGAAGCCTGCGGTGGTGCCCTCGATCTGGCTCACGCCGGGCACGGCCGCGGCGGCGGCCTCGCAGGCGAGCGCGGCCTCCTGCAGCGCGGCGGCCTCGGGCTCGGAGCCGATATCGGCGAGGTCGAGCGCGGCGACATCCCAGCCCTGCGCCAGCTGCGCCGGGTCGGCGAGGCCGCAGTGCGGATCTTCGGGGGCGAGGCGGGCCATGGCGACGGCGCGCTCGGCCATGGTGGCCATGGTCTCCTCGCGCAGGTCGGAGCCCGACACGCAGGCCTGCCGCCGGCCGAGCAGCACGCGCAGCCCGATCTCGGTGCCCTCCGACCGCTCGGCCTGCTCCAGCGCGCCCGCGCGGGTGTCGATGGAGAGCGAGGTGGAGGCCACGGCCATGGCATCGGCGGCCTCGGCCCCGGCGCGGCGGGCGGCGGCAAGAAGCGCCTGGGTGAGCGTT encodes:
- a CDS encoding PAS domain-containing protein, with the protein product MDIEEDRRDESRPRSGEAPFDLGEVFYSRTDDRGVIQSGNYVFQRVAAYAWEELLGAPHRTIRHPDMPKALFRVFWEELNAGKVTAAYVNNRAKDGLNYWVFALVAPCKGGYLSARIKPSSKLFDRVRALYEGLLAAERAGTSIEDNARALHDGLNSLGYDDYDAFVVDAVAEELMSECRTLGIEPIVSVSGARELVVLADSILEATGQLSTEFAYLGGIPRNLQIKAARVERTDGPLSVLARNYEGMSTEMSEWFEAHVIGENTSFSSIRKTIERALLVGSVATILTRCDRQLMAEQRELGGIEINPERAMLRELQSDYISWSRQAYALVATEAGRIASSCRDMKRMLLGLDTLRVAFKIEDSRSGAGNAGIGDIIAQLAAAQERANGQRNAILESSERMSELAAEMQEPASSHLPDVLLYGPRLAPAMKAGTHQPRSAA
- a CDS encoding DsbA family protein; this encodes MNTKILYSALFVAALAVGTYFAIGGTSTPGGTGFDLAAQAQTAEEIDTSSIVEMTLGDENAPVKVIEYASFTCPHCASFHQNVFKQLKTNYIDTGKVHFTYREIYFDKPGLWAGMVARCAGPVRYFGISDALYAGQSEWLASRDLTGIHADLRKLAVKSGLDGAQVDACLADAEKAQAMYALFLKNAEADGIDSTPSFVIDGEKHSNMNYEEFTEILDAKLGE
- a CDS encoding DUF721 domain-containing protein, with the translated sequence MAKPAPSTPKRHMRGFAQTAKFVTADIRKASEKRGFAEMRVLTHWPEIVGEETAAITRPLEVKFGRGTFGATLRVLTTGANAPMLEMQKEQIRERINAVYGYAAIQRIQFTQTAPTGFAEGQADFNHAPRRRAAPAPAQQAAAQALAEGVTDPALKAALSRLGAHVIQKTGRG
- the mutY gene encoding A/G-specific adenine glycosylase codes for the protein MSTALLAWYDANARVLPWRVPPRSDERPDPYRIWLSEVMLQQTTVAAVKDYFATFTRLWPTVEALAAAKDEDVMARWAGLGYYARARNLLKCARAVAERGGFPDTVEGLRALPGIGPYTAAAVAAIAFGRPETVVDGNVERVMARLHAVQEPLPASKPVLVAHAAALTPEARAGDYAQAVMDLGATICTPKSPACGICPCRAPCKARAEGIAAELPRKTPKKPKPVRLGHVFVIRREDGAFLLERRPDRGLLGGMLGWPGSDWGEAPEFAPPVAGALEEVGEVRHTFTHFHLILRVHAGRVDGAAPDGLGWQRLSPAALPTVMRKAYDLAATSPALNVAGD
- a CDS encoding alkane 1-monooxygenase; this encodes MASASISDLRAAAPFWVSLLTVPLVLASAAWGGPWVLAVPLFTLVGFTLLDGFTGLNLDNADTETEEAQLFWYKLITLIWCPVQVVLLLVILAWVPGADHLNLLEKILVFFGVGVTNGAIGIVYAHELVHQRNRLERWLGDVLLASVLYSHFRSEHLLVHHVHVGTRRDAVTARYGENYWRYLLRVIREEPVSAFHAEKAMLARKGLPWWHRSNPHWRYWALQLVFVVAALALGGWAGFLLFLYQAGTAIWLLELTNYIEHYGLTRKHLGEGRYEPVRPHHSWNASHRATNWLLINLQRHSDHHYKPSRRFPLLQTYDAGEAPQLPFGYPAMGFMALVSPLWFRAMNPRVRKWRAMYYPEVTDWGPYKRGELPLPR
- a CDS encoding winged helix-turn-helix domain-containing protein, encoding MPDQTSSATDLRQTGGKVVTWGIAGIVAILGVAAVFLFLTLPDGNAFNARVEQIFTENDALVSGEAVTLLEILAQSGTAFGDVLVSYRIVIFVLLLFSTALLIAALVFLVTIIALNRRMGEIERSGIQVNSLVISREERVVLLNNMEFKLTEAAIETLAVLAEARMDDDVLSGAAIEGVIQGKSESDCDEAAGATRIKRLRDSLGNQMVSELLVKNIARRGYMLAIDKDVIRMV
- a CDS encoding ribonuclease HII; its protein translation is MKTFPDFSFEAAAFARGLARVAGVDEVGRGPLAGPVTAAAVVLDPDNIPQGLNDSKKLTEKRRLVLSEEIHASAQVCIVHVSVEEIDRINILQAALTAMTRAVARLPDAPDHLLIDGNRLPEGCGSAEAVVKGDGKSLSIAAASIVAKVARDRLMVDLAQQHPGYGWESNAGYGTSVHLRALQQLGVTQHHRRSFAPIRNILMQHKSANP
- a CDS encoding site-specific DNA-methyltransferase, which produces MTKTTTQQGQRALPLNQILPGDCIAEMNKLPEASVDLIFADPPYNLQLKGNLHRPDNSQVDAVDDHWDQFDSFKAYDTFTEEWLAAARRILKPDGAIWVIGSYHNIFRVGTKLQDAGFWILNDVIWRKSNPMPNFRGMRLTNAHETMIWASKSEGGKYTFNYEAMKALNDDVQMRSDWVLPICNGHERLKNSRGEKAHPTQKPEALLHRVLLATTNPGDVVLDPFFGTGTTGAVAKMLGRDFIGIEREAEYREVAQKRIDNVRKIDSDALEITTSKRAEPRVPFGQLVERGMLRPGEMLISGNGKNAAKVRADGTLVARDVKGSIHKVGAHLEGAPSCNGWTYWHFKRDGKPVSIDVLRQQIRAEMRD
- a CDS encoding inositol monophosphatase family protein, with the translated sequence MRAPDTTSDTALLIEAAALAGEIALRYFRVDHRVWDKADGAGPVTEADLAVDAMLRSHLIGARPGYGWLSEETADDAARLDAERCFIIDPIDGTRAFISGEVTWAHSLAVAEAGRVVAAVVAMPAKKAVYAAARGAGATRNGKPLHVSAAAGPDDVTIVTARPNLAPHLWPGGLPRHARHYRPSLAYRLALVGEGRYDAMVTFRDTWEWDIAAGALIVEEAGGTVTDRLGAPLRFNTPGRLAAGTLAANPALHHGLIQRILS
- a CDS encoding TldD/PmbA family protein — encoded protein: MTDTPSLETLTQALLAAARRAGAEAADAMAVASTSLSIDTRAGALEQAERSEGTEIGLRVLLGRRQACVSGSDLREETMATMAERAVAMARLAPEDPHCGLADPAQLAQGWDVAALDLADIGSEPEAAALQEAALACEAAAAAVPGVSQIEGTTAGFGRTRIHLAATNGFSGGYTRTGHMLSASAITGTGTAMDRDHCYEHRIYAADLPTPEEVGTRAGTRAAARSGARKPPSGRYPVLYDERAAASLIGHLLGAANGASVARGSSWLIGRMGEAILPAGLSLTEEPHCTRIPGSRPFDGEGLPTRTSAIVENGRLARWVLDLASARKLGLESTGNAARGTSAPPSPSVTNVTLTPGTASRDELLRDMGTGLLVTSLIGSTINPNTGDYSRGASGFWVENGAIAYPVHECTIAGNLLEMLPTLVPANDALQHKSHRIPSLLVESLTLAGA